The proteins below are encoded in one region of Microbispora sp. NBC_01189:
- a CDS encoding helix-turn-helix domain-containing protein: MSEATGVPAELLGGFLSVLAASAATGRLPGRADMDGLRESGALAAERGIPLRVLADACLHAAEMTAGGSFGAVRRGIAAYIDGYEEAQRAAVRREEEARRLFIDDLLQGRADAERAEHFGLRLAGAYAVSVAKPGTPLEAGDPLAGKIEQALVARFGSHNILVAVRDGLLVCAFPAGLTAASGEFTHHVRAALTTWRVGIGRPHQGPGGIVTSYREAAGAIDLGERLGLRAQVLKAADLLVFPVLLRDRDAIVDLVSTVLGPLTGARGGPEPLLETLEAIFAAQGNHTAAARGLGVSTRAITYRLERIRRLTGFSPSDPTQRFTLETAVLGARLLEWPAHPLT; this comes from the coding sequence GTGAGCGAGGCGACCGGGGTGCCCGCCGAACTGCTCGGCGGGTTCCTTTCGGTCCTGGCGGCGTCGGCCGCCACCGGCCGGCTGCCCGGCCGCGCCGACATGGACGGCCTGCGCGAGAGCGGCGCCCTCGCCGCCGAGCGCGGCATCCCCCTGCGCGTGCTCGCAGACGCCTGCCTGCACGCCGCCGAGATGACCGCCGGTGGGTCCTTCGGGGCCGTACGGCGGGGCATCGCCGCCTACATCGACGGATACGAGGAGGCGCAGCGCGCCGCCGTACGGAGGGAGGAGGAGGCGCGCCGCCTGTTCATCGACGACCTGCTGCAGGGCAGGGCCGACGCGGAACGCGCCGAGCACTTCGGCCTGCGCCTGGCCGGCGCGTACGCCGTCAGCGTGGCCAAGCCGGGCACGCCGCTGGAGGCGGGCGACCCGCTGGCCGGGAAGATCGAGCAGGCGCTCGTCGCCAGGTTCGGCTCGCACAACATCCTCGTCGCCGTCCGCGACGGCCTCCTCGTGTGCGCCTTCCCGGCCGGGCTGACCGCGGCGAGCGGGGAGTTCACCCACCACGTGCGGGCGGCGCTCACCACGTGGCGGGTGGGGATCGGCCGCCCGCACCAGGGGCCGGGCGGGATCGTCACCTCCTACCGCGAGGCGGCGGGCGCGATCGACCTCGGCGAGCGGCTCGGCCTGCGGGCCCAGGTGCTGAAGGCGGCCGACCTGCTGGTCTTCCCGGTGCTGCTGCGGGACAGGGACGCGATCGTGGACCTGGTCTCCACCGTGCTCGGCCCGCTGACCGGTGCCCGGGGCGGGCCGGAGCCGCTGCTGGAGACGCTGGAGGCGATCTTCGCCGCGCAGGGCAACCACACCGCCGCGGCGCGCGGGCTCGGCGTCAGCACGCGGGCGATCACCTACCGTCTGGAGCGCATCCGGAGGCTGACCGGCTTCTCGCCCAGCGACCCGACACAGCGGTTCACCCTGGAGACGGCCGTGCTCGGCGCCCGCCTCCTGGAGTGGCCCGCCCACCCGCTGACCTGA
- a CDS encoding ABC transporter permease subunit gives MPTLVRKTLGEYRRALVGWTVGLCAFLGMYISIYASMMKDPDTFSRQAIAKYPGALRDLMGGMSDIATGTGYLQAVAYQLLGPLLFTMCAVILGNRALAGPEEAKTLELTLTLPIDRRRLLLERWTALALGLLGVALVTLAVAAGASSAAGMGVPFGRILAAHTGLFLLVLFFGTLTLCVGAAFGRRQVALAVAGVWGVAGYVVETMGRGVDALAWLRWLTPVHYYLDGRPLYQGWPYGDYLVLLGATAVLLMTALLAFERRDVGV, from the coding sequence ATGCCCACGCTGGTGCGTAAGACCCTGGGGGAATATCGCCGCGCCCTCGTCGGGTGGACGGTCGGGCTGTGCGCGTTCCTCGGGATGTACATCTCGATCTACGCGAGCATGATGAAGGACCCCGACACGTTCAGCAGGCAGGCGATCGCCAAGTATCCCGGTGCGCTCAGGGACCTGATGGGCGGCATGTCCGACATCGCGACCGGAACCGGCTACCTGCAGGCGGTCGCCTACCAGTTGCTGGGCCCGCTGCTGTTCACCATGTGCGCCGTGATCCTCGGCAACCGGGCCCTCGCCGGACCCGAGGAGGCCAAGACGCTGGAGCTCACGCTGACGCTGCCGATCGACCGCCGGCGGCTGCTCCTGGAGCGCTGGACGGCGCTGGCGCTCGGCCTGCTGGGCGTGGCGCTGGTGACACTGGCGGTCGCCGCCGGGGCCTCGTCCGCCGCCGGCATGGGCGTGCCGTTCGGCCGGATCCTCGCCGCCCACACGGGGTTGTTCCTGCTCGTGCTGTTCTTCGGGACGCTGACCCTGTGCGTCGGCGCGGCGTTCGGCCGCAGGCAGGTCGCGCTCGCCGTGGCCGGCGTCTGGGGCGTCGCCGGATACGTCGTGGAGACCATGGGCCGCGGCGTCGACGCTCTCGCCTGGCTGCGCTGGCTCACGCCCGTCCACTACTACCTCGACGGACGCCCCCTCTACCAGGGCTGGCCGTACGGTGACTACCTTGTCCTGCTGGGTGCGACGGCCGTCCTGCTCATGACGGCGCTGCTCGCCTTCGAACGGCGCGACGTAGGGGTCTGA